One Triplophysa rosa linkage group LG9, Trosa_1v2, whole genome shotgun sequence genomic window carries:
- the bmp5 gene encoding bone morphogenetic protein 5 isoform X2: protein MAWKWGIPILPLHPPISAVTLTGLPLSTVTHITPHVSFFLSGNHCEKIRLYILDSPTTPLVLGHPWLSQHNPHIDWVSTSILSWSPACHVSCLGPAPSPVSVSPVLQVDVTDLAGVSVEYQDLRSVFSKSRAMSLPPHRPYDCAIDLLPGTSQPKGRLFSLSGPEREAMDKYIQESLNAGLIRSSSLPAGAGFFFIQKRDGSLRPCIDYRGLNEITVKNKYPLPLMSSAFELLQGARVFTKLDLHNAYHLVRIREGDEWKMAFNTPSGHYEYLVLPFGLTNAPAVFQSLINDVFGDMINRFVFVYLDDIQIFPPSLQEHTQHVGEVLRRLLENQLFVKTEKCDFHSDTVSFLGHVISPRGVGPDDAKIKAVASWPVPDSRKALQWFLGFANFYRRFIRGFGQVAAPLTALISIKVPFSWNPLAQGC from the exons ATGGCTTGGAAGTGGGGAATACCCATCCTTCCCTTACATCCTCCTATCTCGGCCGTGACGCTGACGGGACTGCCACTATCCACTGTCACCCACATCACTCCTCACGTAAGCTTTTTTCTGTCGGGTAATCATTGTGAGAAGATTAggttgtacatcctcgattcccccacaACCCCTCTGGTATtagggcatccgtggttgtcacagcataatcctCATATTGATTGGGTGAGCACGTCTATCCTATCATGGAgccctgcttgtcatgtgtcttgtcttggtcctgctccctctcctgtctctgtgtctcctgTCTTGCAGGTGGATGTCACCGACTTGGCCGGGGTCTCGGTGGAGTACCAAGATCTGCGATCCGTGTTCAGCAAGTCCCGGGCCATGTCTCTTCCTCCGCATCGGCCTTACGACTGCGCCATTGACCTACTCCCCGGCACTTCTCAGCCCAAGGGTCGGTTATTTTCCCTTTCCGGTCCCGAAcgagaggccatggacaagtaCATTCAGGAATCCCTTAATGCCGGGCTCATCCGTTCCTCCTCTTTGCCGGCCGGTGCGGGTTTCTTCTTCATACAGAAGAGGGATGGCTCCCTACGCCCTTGTATTGACTATCGAGGTTTAAACGAGATTACTGTTAAGAATAAATACCCCTTGCCTTTaatgtcttctgcctttgaaTTATTACAGGGAGCTCGGGTCTTTACCAAGCTAGACCTCCACAACGCCTACCATCTGGTCCGTATCCGtgagggggacgagtggaagatGGCCTTTAATACTCCATCGGGACATTATGAGTATTTGGTGCTTCCGTTCGGGCTGACCAATGCTCCGGCCGTTTTCCAGAGCCTCATCAATGATGTGTTCGGGGACATGATTAATcgctttgtttttgtgtacctggatgacattcaGATTTttcccccctctctccaggaacacacccaacaTGTCGGGGAGGTTCTCCGGCGCCTTCTTGAGAATCAATTATTTGTCAAAACGGAGAAGTGCGACTTCCACTCCGATACGGTTTCGTTCTTGGGCCATGTAATTTCTCCCCGAGGCGTTGGACCGGACGACGCTAAGATCAAGGCTGTCGCCTCATGGCCTGTTCCCGACTCTCGTAAGGCATTGCAGTGGTTCCTGGGGTTCGCCAACTTTTATAGGCGGTTCATCCGGGGATTTGGTCAAGTGGCCGCACCGCTCACAGCATTGATCTCCATCAAGGTCCCGTTCTCCTGGAACCCACTCgcacag GGATGCTGA